In Musa acuminata AAA Group cultivar baxijiao chromosome BXJ3-11, Cavendish_Baxijiao_AAA, whole genome shotgun sequence, one DNA window encodes the following:
- the LOC103971702 gene encoding protein MOS2 — MEKETPKLSFSFSSTASKPSSRSTATKAARAQADDGGVKPQFVTVFDPSAAPGLGDVKPVIPPIPNVDLNPALKRMKNLLPLPTSDDDPSAAAANTAHFVLDTSTGDAPAGHIPYGLTLRSAAAGDADGARSQREENGPGRRRGRAQDDDFMHRRYREDVKDLPEDRGMEEFKDINVEDFGAAVLAGYGWTQGQAVGRNKNLVDTKVFEYKRKGGSEGIGYNPSSGDPKKRRGLWVSEEEKEKEKEKTKEKEKIVRVISGRHMGSKGKVLKRSGSSELFLKLLETGEEVKLRDDMVADLGSTEEEKFLRKLKRSENEGRDQRRDEKRNRHERREEKSESVQESSRSNYRSEENKVRWLTSHIRVRIVSKDFMGGKLYLKKGEVIDVVGPTTCDISLDGSKELVQGVDQDILETALPKRGGSVLVLYGKHKGVFGSLVERNTDKDTGMVRDADSHDLIKVRLDAIAEYLGDPSYLGY; from the coding sequence ATGGAGAAAGAGACGCCGAagctctccttctccttctcgtcCACCGCCTCCAAGCCATCCTCTCGCTCCACCGCTACCAAGGCCGCCCGAGCGCAGGCCGATGACGGCGGCGTCAAGCCCCAATTCGTCACCGTCTTCGACCCTTCTGCAGCTCCCGGCCTCGGCGACGTCAAGCCCGTCATCCCTCCGATCCCCAACGTCGACCTCAACCCCGCCTTGAAGCGGATGAAgaacctcctccccctccccaccTCCGACGACGACCCCTCCGCAGCCGCCGCCAACACCGCTCACTTCGTCCTCGACACTTCCACCGGCGACGCCCCCGCCGGCCACATCCCCTACGGCCTCACCCTCCGCTCCGCCGCCGCGGGCGACGCCGATGGCGCCAGGTCCCAGCGGGAGGAGAACGGCCCTGGACGGCGCCGCGGCCGTGCCCAGGACGACGATTTCATGCACCGGAGATACAGGGAGGACGTGAAGGATCTGCCGGAAGATCGAGGCATGGAGGAGTTTAAAGACATCAATGTGGAGGATTTTGGTGCTGCCGTTCTTGCGGGGTATGGGTGGACGCAAGGCCAGGCGGTTGGGCGGAACAAGAATCTGGTCGACACCAAGGTCTTCGAGTACAAGAGGAAGGGTGGCTCCGAAGGTATTGGATACAACCCATCCTCGGGAGATCCCAAGAAAAGAAGGGGACTTTGGGTTtcggaagaagagaaagagaaggaaaaagagaaaacaaaagagaaggagaagatcGTCAGGGTTATATCAGGTCGACATATGGGGTCGAAAGGCAAAGTCTTGAAAAGGTCGGGTAGCTCTGAGCTATTTTTGAAGCTGCTTGAGACTGGAGAAGAGGTCAAACTAAGGGATGACATGgttgctgatttgggctcaacaGAGGAAGAGAAGTTCTTGAGGAAATTGAAGAGGTCAGAGAATGAGGGCAGGGATCAGAGGAGGGACGAGAAGAGGAACAGGCATGAAAGGAGAGAGGAGAAGAGTGAATCCGTGCAGGAAAGCTCCAGGAGCAATTACCGGAGTGAGGAGAACAAAGTCCGATGGCTTACAAGCCATATTAGGGTCAGAATAGTCAGCAAGGATTTCATGGGTGGGAAGCTGTACCTGAAGAAGGGGGAGGTAATTGATGTGGTGGGCCCAACAACATGCGACATTTCGTTGGATGGAAGCAAGGAGTTGGTACAAGGTGTGGATCAGGATATCCTCGAGACAGCACTGCCTAAGAGGGGAGGATCAGTGCTTGTGCTATATGGGAAGCACAAGGGTGTCTTTGGGAGCCTTGTCGAGAGGAACACTGACAAGGATACTGGAATGGTAAGAGATGCAGATAGTCATGACTTGATCAAGGTGAGGTTGGATGCGATTGCTGAGTATCTTGGGGATCCAAGTTACCTCGGCTATTGA
- the LOC135652711 gene encoding uncharacterized protein LOC135652711, translating into MKDGEGGGIHKGDTDRKPLAPNNIKAPSVWGVLAGGGHHHRRNTKPSLHSWPSSDCKSFFLLYRLLLFLLLSVLLLYFLYTYNLLFASLPSCPISSSTAAAATDDVIHLSSSSATNFSTNVGNRTRADVASSSPSMPVPTSPSLSSAAAASTATGLQHIVFGIAASSKLWEKRKSYIKLWWQPRRMRGFVWVDKPVKELNSTDPSLPVLKISGDTSRFPYTHRKGDRSAIRISRIVSETFRLGLPNVRWFVMGDDDTVFLPDNLARVLSRFDHRQPYYIGSLSESHLQNIYLSYNMAYGGGGFAISAPLAAALARVQDRCLHRYPALYGSDDRIQACMAELGVPLTRHPGFHQYDVYGDLLGLLAAHPVAPLVTLHHLDVVQPLFPGAVSRTAALRRLFDGPVRLDSAGVTQQSICYEGRRLWTVSVAWGFAVTLVRGVMSPREMETPTRTFLNWFPRADYTAYAFNTRPVARNPCQKPFVYYLTSARYDDAHRTTVTEYERHRQSHPLCRWRMADPSALVDRIVVYKKPDPGLWDRAPRRNCCRVLSSPKDGKRRDGSMVIDVGMCRDGEISQINKQ; encoded by the exons ATGAAGGACGGCGAAGGTGGCGGAATCCACAAGGGGGACACCGATCGCAAACCCCTTGCTCCCAATAACATTAAGGCCCCCTCCGTGTGGGGCGTTCTCGCCGGCGGCGGTCACCACCACCGCCGCAATACGAAGCCCTCGCTGCATTCCTGGCCCTCCAGCGACTGTAAGTCATTCTTTCTTTTGTACCGGCTCCTCTTGTTCCTCCTCCTCTCTGTTCTTCTCCTGTACTTCCTGTATACCTACAATCTCCTCTTCGCCTCCTTGCCTTCCTGTCCcatctcctcctccaccgccgcaGCAGCCACCGACGATGTCAtccacctctcctcctcctccgccaccaaCTTTTCCACCAATGTTGGCAATCGTACCCGCGCCGACGTAGCCAGCTCGTCGCCGTCGATGCCGGTGCCGACGTCTCCTTCCCTCTCCTCTGCCGCAGCCGCCTCTACCGCCACGGGGTTGCAGCATATCGTGTTCGGCATCGCGGCCTCCTCCAAACTCTGGGAGAAGCGCAAGTCCTACATCAAGCTCTGGTGGCAGCCCCGCCGGATGCGCGGCTTCGTCTGGGTCGACAAACCCGTTAAGGAGCTGAACTCCACCGATCCCAGCCTCCCCGTCCTCAAGATCTCCGGCGACACGTCCCGGTTCCCCTACACTCACCGGAAGGGCGATCGCTCGGCCATCCGCATCTCCCGTATCGTGTCCGAGACGTTTCGCCTCGGCCTCCCCAACGTGCGGTGGTTCGTCATGGGGGACGATGATACCGTCTTCCTCCCCGACAATCTCGCCCGCGTCCTCTCCCGTTTCGACCACCGTCAACCCTACTATATCGGCTCCCTTTCTGAGTCTCATCTACAGAACATCTACTTGTCCTACAACATGGCCTACGGCGGCGGGGGGTTCGCCATCAGCGCCCCTCTCGCGGCCGCCCTCGCCAGGGTCCAGGACCGCTGCCTCCACCGCTACCCGGCCCTCTACGGCAGTGACGACCGGATCCAGGCATGCATGGCAGAGCTCGGCGTACCACTCACCCGCCACCCCGGCTTCCACCAGTACGACGTCTACGGCGATCTCCTGGGCCTCCTCGCCGCTCACCCCGTCGCGCCGCTCGTCACCCTCCACCACCTCGACGTCGTCCAGCCCCTCTTCCCTGGCGCCGTCTCCCGGACCGCCGCCCTGCGCCGCCTCTTCGACGGCCCCGTTCGCCTCGACTCCGCGGGCGTAACGCAGCAATCCATCTGCTACGAGGGGCGGCGGCTCTGGACGGTCTCGGTGGCATGGGGCTTCGCCGTGACGCTGGTGCGCGGGGTGATGTCGCCGCGGGAGATGGAGACGCCGACCCGGACGTTCCTCAACTGGTTCCCCCGCGCGGACTACACGGCCTACGCTTTCAACACCCGGCCGGTGGCGCGCAACCCGTGCCAGAAGCCCTTCGTGTACTACCTCACCTCCGCCCGCTACGATGACGCCCACAGGACCACCGTCACCGAGTACGAGCGCCACCGCCAGTCCCACCCGCTGTGTCGATGGCGGATGGCCGACCCTTCGGCGCTCGTGGACCGCATCGTCGTGTACAAGAAGCCCGACCCCGGCCTCTGGGACAGG GCGCCGAGGAGGAATTGCTGCAGGGTATTGTCGTCGCCGAAGGATGGGAAGAGGCGAGACGGGTCGATGGTGATCGACGTCGGAATGTGCCGAGATGGCGAGATCAGCCAGATCAATAAGCAGTAA
- the LOC103971704 gene encoding phragmoplastin interacting protein 1 — protein MAADDVAKERRKKKKKKDKWGQPVVAPVEDAELSREENPSQRDAEEQAEEEEAAPGGGESYDPNKVVVSGMPYSATEQQIRDLFRDIGPVVQLQLSRFPDSGNFRGLAFVTFQTEEMATNSLDLDGIKMGNRFVKIERCRLCPQRKRKFEFLDEPKKVDGCFSAYVGNLSWDVTEDDIRDCFKDSKISSVRFALDKRTGQSRGFCHIDFEDDESLEEAMKKNQFEFLGRPMKIAYAISTRN, from the exons ATGGCAGCGGACGACGTAGCGAAGGagcggagaaagaagaagaagaagaaggataagTGGGGGCAGCCAGTGGTCGCGCCCGTGGAGGACGCTGAACTAAGTCGAGAAGAAAACCCGTCGCAGCGAGATGCCGAGGaacaggcggaggaggaggaggcggcgccgGGCGGCGGCGAGTCGTATGATCCCAACAAGGTGGTGGTGAGCGGGATGCCCTACTCAGCCACCGAGCAGCAGATCAGAGACTTGTTCAGGGACATCGGCCCCGTCGTCCAGCTTCAGCTCTCCCGCTTCCCCGACTCCGGAAACTTCCGCGGCCTCGCCTTCGTCACCTTCCAG ACTGAGGAGATGGCAACAAATTCACTTGATTTGGATGGAATCAAAAT GGGAAATAGATTTGTAAAGATTGAAAGATGTAGACTTTGTCCTCAGAGGAAGAGGAAATTTGAGTTCCTTGATGAACCCAAGAAGGTTGATGGGTGTTTCTCAGCATACGTCGGCAATCTCTCCTGGGACGTGACCGAAGATGACATAAGAGACTGCTTCAAGGATTCTAAGATCTCCTCAGTAAGGTTTGCACTGGACAAGAGGACAGGACAGTCTCGCGGCTTTTGTCACATAGACTTCGAAGATGATGAGTCGCTGGAGGAAGCCATGAAGAAAAATCAGTTTGAATTCCTTGGAAGGCCGATGAAGATCGCCTATGCAATCAGCACTAGGAATTGA
- the LOC103972546 gene encoding uncharacterized protein LOC103972546 → MANSPRLSAVESALLLLLLLVPAARSEGIDAVADLCGAISDGGAPSCRVSCFRPDPVCGANGVTYWCGCPEAACAGVRVTKRGPCQVGSAGTGLVSGQAFLLLHIVWLIVLGLSVLCGFL, encoded by the coding sequence ATGGCGAACTCTCCTCGGCTCTCCGCCGTGGAGtctgccctcctcctcctcctcctcctcgttcccGCCGCCCGATCCGAAGGCATCGACGCCGTCGCCGACCTCTGCGGCGCCATATCCGACGGAGGGGCCCCCTCCTGCCGCGTCAGCTGCTTCCGGCCGGACCCCGTGTGCGGTGCGAACGGCGTCACGTACTGGTGCGGCTGCCCGGAGGCGGCGTGCGCCGGCGTCCGCGTCACCAAGCGGGGCCCTTGCCAGGTCGGCAGCGCTGGTACCGGCCTCGTCTCCGGCCaggccttcctcctcctccacatcGTGTGGCTCATCGTCCTCGGCCTCTCCGTCCTCTGCGGCTTCCTCTGA